In the genome of Neofelis nebulosa isolate mNeoNeb1 chromosome 8, mNeoNeb1.pri, whole genome shotgun sequence, one region contains:
- the LOC131518641 gene encoding protein SCO2 homolog, mitochondrial gives MLLLVLAPKAWHRLSHLKPPALVWTPGGKAGHVRCRLLSRQGPGDTGRQSRPQGPGLGTRLLITALFGAGLGGAWLAARAEKEQRRQQQRTEALRQAAVGQGDFSLLDHQGRARCKADFRGQWVLMYFGFTHCPDICPDELEKLVQVVRQLEAEPGLPPVQPVFITVDPERDTVAAMARYVQDFHPRLLGLTGSAEQVAQVSRSYRVYYSAGPKDEDQDYIVDHSIAIYLLSPDGLFTDYYSRARSAEQIADSVRRHMAAFRSVLH, from the coding sequence ATGCTGCTGCTGGTTCTGGCACCCAAGGCTTGGCACAGGCTCTCTCATCTGAAGCCCCCAGCCCTCGTTTGGACCCCGGGAGGCAAGGCCGGACACGTGAGGTGTCGGCTCCTGTCAAGGCAGGGCCCCGGAGACACAGGCAGGCAGAGCCGGCCCCAGGGCCCCGGGCTTGGAACTAGGCTGTTGATCACCGCCTTGtttggggctgggctgggtggggcctGGCTGGCTGCCAGGGCTGAGAAGGAGCAGCGGCGGCAGCAACAGCGGACAGAGGCCCTGCGCCAGGCGGCTGTGGGCCAGGGTGACTTCAGCCTGCTGGACCACCAGGGACGGGCTCGCTGCAAAGCCGACTTCCGGGGTCAGTGGGTGCTGATGTACTTTGGGTTCACTCACTGCCCCGACATCTGCCCAGACGAGCTGGAGAAGTTGGTGCAGGTGGTACGGCAGCTGGAGGCTGAGCCCGGCCTGCCCCCAGTGCAGCCTGTCTTCATTACTGTGGACCCCGAGCGGGACACCGTCGCAGCCATGGCCCGCTACGTACAGGACTTCCACCCACGGTTGCTGGGCCTGACCGGTTCCGCTGAGCAGGTGGCCCAAGTGAGCCGCAGCTACCGCGTGTACTACAGCGCGGGCCCCAAGGACGAGGACCAGGATTACATCGTGGACCACTCCATTGCCATCTACCTGCTCAGCCCTGACGGCCTCTTCACAGACTACTACAGCCGGGCCAGATCAGCAGAGCAGATCGCGGACAGCGTGAGGCGCCACATGGCTGCCTTCCGCAGCGTCCTGCACTGA
- the NCAPH2 gene encoding condensin-2 complex subunit H2 isoform X4: MEDVEARFAHLLQPIRDLTKNWEVDVAAQLGEYLEEVEYLYSLVYQALDFISGKKRAKQLSSVREQGTDGDASSEAPQEADDQFLSLDDLPDSRANVDLRNDLPPREILIVPLLPMALVAPDEMEKNVSPLYSCQGEVLASRKDFRMNTCTAHPRGAFMLEPVGISPTETLLPRNQKEAEGAEEQPMEVCVCSSVPALSASQEPGTSPEGPLPGGGDEDDADGAVELPEPMAPDVPPEPQEPRSPQQSAAQPSRCVLRERREPMSLLKETPDPWQSLDPFDSLDAKPFKKGRPYSVPPCVEEVPGQKRKRKGVAKLQDFHQWYLAAYAEHADSRRPRRKGPSFADMEVLYWKHVKEQLETLRKLQRREMAERWLPRPEEGLWPVEEDRLEDSLEDLGAADDFLEPEEYAEPQEAKPGEAADLEAEAVPASLSYEELVRRNVELFIATSQKFVQETELSERIRHWEDTIQPLLQEQEQHVPFDIHTYGDQVVSRFSQLNQWCPFAELVAGQPAFEVCRSMLASLQLANDHTVEITQQPGLEAAVDTMSLRLLTHQRAHKRFQTYAAPSMAQP, encoded by the exons ATGGAGGACGTGGAGGCGCGCTTCGCCCATCTACTGCAGCCCATCCGCGACCTCACTAAGAACTGGGAGGTGGACGTGGCGGCCCAGCTGGGAGAATATCTAGAGGAG GTGGAGTACCTGTACTCGCTGGTCTACCAGGCTCTCGATTTCATCTCTGGCAAGAA GCGGGCCAAGCAGCTGTCCTCAGTGCGGGAACAGGGGACGGATGGGGACGCCAGTTCCGAGGCCCCCCAGGAGGCGGACGACCAG TTCCTGTCGCTAGATGACCTCCCTGACTCCCGTGCTAATGTGGATCTGAGGAACGACCTGCCTCCCCGT GAGATCCTCATCGTCCCTCTCCTGCCCATGGCCCTTGTGGCCCCTGATGAGATGGAGAAGAATGTTAGCCCCCTGTACAG CTGTCAGGGGGAGGTCCTGGCCAGCCGGAAGGATTTTAGGATGAACACATGCACCGCCCACCCCAGAGGAGCCTTCATGTTGGAGCCGGTGGGCATATCCCCAACGGAGACGCTGCTGCCAAGGAACCAGAAGG AGGCTGAGGGGGCTGAGGAGCAGCCAATGGAAGTCTGTGTGTGCAGTTCCGTCCCTGCGCTCAGCGCCTCCCAGGAGCCAG GTACCTCTCCGGAAGGCCCGCTGCCTGGAggtggtgatgaggatgatgcaGATGGGGCAGTGGAGCTCCCTGAGCCCATGGCCCCCGACGTCCCTCCCGAgccccaggagcccaggagcccGCAGCAG AGTGCTGCCCAGCCCAGCAGGTGTGTGCTGCGGGAGCGACGGGAGCCTATGTCCCTGCTGAAG GAGACCCCAGACCCCTGGCAGAGCCTGGACCCCTTTGACTCCCTGGACGCCAAGCCCTTCAAGAAAG GTAGGCCCTACTCTGTGCCCCCCTGTGTGGAGGAGGTTCCAGGACAGAAGCGCAAGAGGAAGGGTGTCGCCAAGCTGCAGGACTTCCACCAGTGGTACCTGGCTGCTT ATGCCGAGCACGCTGACAGCAGGAGGCCCCGGCGAAAGGGCCCGTCCTTTGCAG ACATGGAAGTCCTGTACTGGAAGCACGTGAAGGAGCAGCTGGAGACCCTCCGGAAGCTGCAGAGGAGGGAG ATGGCGGAGCGGTGGCTGCCGAGGCCTGAGGAGGGGCTGTGGCCTGTGGAAGAGGACCGCCTGGAGGATTCCCTGGAGGATCTGGGGGCGGCAG ATGACTTTCTAGAGCCTGAGGAGTATGCAGAGCCTCAGGAGGCAAAGCCTGGGGAAGCCGCAGACCTGG AAGCAGAGGCCGTGCCGGCATCCCTGAGCTATGAGGAGCTGGTCCGCAGGAATGTG GAGCTCTTCATCGCCACGTCTCAGAAGTTTGTGCAGGAGACGGAGCTGAGTGAGCGCATCAGGCACTGGGAGGACACCATCCAGCCGCTGCTCCAggagcag GAACAGCACGTGCCCTTTGACATCCACACCTATGGGGACCAGGTGGTCTCAAGGTTCAGCCAGCTCAACCAGTGGTGTCCCTTTGCGGAGCTAGTAGCTGGCCAACCTGCCTTCGAGGTGTGTCGCTCCATGTTGGCCTCCCTGCAGCTG GCCAACGACCACACAGTGGAGATCACCCAGCAGCCGGGGCTGGAGGCAGCTGTGGACACCATGTCCCTGAGACTACTCACCCACCAGCGGGCCCACAAGCGCTTCCAGACTTACGCTGCCCCCTCCATGGCCCAGCCTTGA
- the NCAPH2 gene encoding condensin-2 complex subunit H2 isoform X3 — MEDVEARFAHLLQPIRDLTKNWEVDVAAQLGEYLEELDQICISFDEGKTTMNFIEAALLIQGSACVYSKKVEYLYSLVYQALDFISGKKRAKQLSSVREQGTDGDASSEAPQEADDQFLSLDDLPDSRANVDLRNDLPPREILIVPLLPMALVAPDEMEKNVSPLYSCQGEVLASRKDFRMNTCTAHPRGAFMLEPVGISPTETLLPRNQKEAEGAEEQPMEVCVCSSVPALSASQEPGTSPEGPLPGGGDEDDADGAVELPEPMAPDVPPEPQEPRSPQQETPDPWQSLDPFDSLDAKPFKKGRPYSVPPCVEEVPGQKRKRKGVAKLQDFHQWYLAAYAEHADSRRPRRKGPSFADMEVLYWKHVKEQLETLRKLQRREMAERWLPRPEEGLWPVEEDRLEDSLEDLGAADDFLEPEEYAEPQEAKPGEAADLEAEAVPASLSYEELVRRNVELFIATSQKFVQETELSERIRHWEDTIQPLLQEQEQHVPFDIHTYGDQVVSRFSQLNQWCPFAELVAGQPAFEVCRSMLASLQLANDHTVEITQQPGLEAAVDTMSLRLLTHQRAHKRFQTYAAPSMAQP; from the exons ATGGAGGACGTGGAGGCGCGCTTCGCCCATCTACTGCAGCCCATCCGCGACCTCACTAAGAACTGGGAGGTGGACGTGGCGGCCCAGCTGGGAGAATATCTAGAGGAG CTGGACCAGATCTGCATTTCTTTTGATGAAGGAAAAACCACCATGAACTTCATTGAGGCAGCGCTGCTGATCCAGGGCTCTGCCTGTGTCTACAGTAAGAAG GTGGAGTACCTGTACTCGCTGGTCTACCAGGCTCTCGATTTCATCTCTGGCAAGAA GCGGGCCAAGCAGCTGTCCTCAGTGCGGGAACAGGGGACGGATGGGGACGCCAGTTCCGAGGCCCCCCAGGAGGCGGACGACCAG TTCCTGTCGCTAGATGACCTCCCTGACTCCCGTGCTAATGTGGATCTGAGGAACGACCTGCCTCCCCGT GAGATCCTCATCGTCCCTCTCCTGCCCATGGCCCTTGTGGCCCCTGATGAGATGGAGAAGAATGTTAGCCCCCTGTACAG CTGTCAGGGGGAGGTCCTGGCCAGCCGGAAGGATTTTAGGATGAACACATGCACCGCCCACCCCAGAGGAGCCTTCATGTTGGAGCCGGTGGGCATATCCCCAACGGAGACGCTGCTGCCAAGGAACCAGAAGG AGGCTGAGGGGGCTGAGGAGCAGCCAATGGAAGTCTGTGTGTGCAGTTCCGTCCCTGCGCTCAGCGCCTCCCAGGAGCCAG GTACCTCTCCGGAAGGCCCGCTGCCTGGAggtggtgatgaggatgatgcaGATGGGGCAGTGGAGCTCCCTGAGCCCATGGCCCCCGACGTCCCTCCCGAgccccaggagcccaggagcccGCAGCAG GAGACCCCAGACCCCTGGCAGAGCCTGGACCCCTTTGACTCCCTGGACGCCAAGCCCTTCAAGAAAG GTAGGCCCTACTCTGTGCCCCCCTGTGTGGAGGAGGTTCCAGGACAGAAGCGCAAGAGGAAGGGTGTCGCCAAGCTGCAGGACTTCCACCAGTGGTACCTGGCTGCTT ATGCCGAGCACGCTGACAGCAGGAGGCCCCGGCGAAAGGGCCCGTCCTTTGCAG ACATGGAAGTCCTGTACTGGAAGCACGTGAAGGAGCAGCTGGAGACCCTCCGGAAGCTGCAGAGGAGGGAG ATGGCGGAGCGGTGGCTGCCGAGGCCTGAGGAGGGGCTGTGGCCTGTGGAAGAGGACCGCCTGGAGGATTCCCTGGAGGATCTGGGGGCGGCAG ATGACTTTCTAGAGCCTGAGGAGTATGCAGAGCCTCAGGAGGCAAAGCCTGGGGAAGCCGCAGACCTGG AAGCAGAGGCCGTGCCGGCATCCCTGAGCTATGAGGAGCTGGTCCGCAGGAATGTG GAGCTCTTCATCGCCACGTCTCAGAAGTTTGTGCAGGAGACGGAGCTGAGTGAGCGCATCAGGCACTGGGAGGACACCATCCAGCCGCTGCTCCAggagcag GAACAGCACGTGCCCTTTGACATCCACACCTATGGGGACCAGGTGGTCTCAAGGTTCAGCCAGCTCAACCAGTGGTGTCCCTTTGCGGAGCTAGTAGCTGGCCAACCTGCCTTCGAGGTGTGTCGCTCCATGTTGGCCTCCCTGCAGCTG GCCAACGACCACACAGTGGAGATCACCCAGCAGCCGGGGCTGGAGGCAGCTGTGGACACCATGTCCCTGAGACTACTCACCCACCAGCGGGCCCACAAGCGCTTCCAGACTTACGCTGCCCCCTCCATGGCCCAGCCTTGA
- the NCAPH2 gene encoding condensin-2 complex subunit H2 isoform X2 produces MEDVEARFAHLLQPIRDLTKNWEVDVAAQLGEYLEELDQICISFDEGKTTMNFIEAALLIQGSACVYSKKVEYLYSLVYQALDFISGKKRAKQLSSVREQGTDGDASSEAPQEADDQFLSLDDLPDSRANVDLRNDLPPREILIVPLLPMALVAPDEMEKNVSPLYSCQGEVLASRKDFRMNTCTAHPRGAFMLEPVGISPTETLLPRNQKEAEGAEEQPMEVCVCSSVPALSASQEPGTSPEGPLPGGGDEDDADGAVELPEPMAPDVPPEPQEPRSPQQSAAQPSRCVLRERREPMSLLKETPDPWQSLDPFDSLDAKPFKKGRPYSVPPCVEEVPGQKRKRKGVAKLQDFHQWYLAAYAEHADSRRPRRKGPSFADMEVLYWKHVKEQLETLRKLQRREMAERWLPRPEEGLWPVEEDRLEDSLEDLGAADDFLEPEEYAEPQEAKPGEAADLAEAVPASLSYEELVRRNVELFIATSQKFVQETELSERIRHWEDTIQPLLQEQEQHVPFDIHTYGDQVVSRFSQLNQWCPFAELVAGQPAFEVCRSMLASLQLANDHTVEITQQPGLEAAVDTMSLRLLTHQRAHKRFQTYAAPSMAQP; encoded by the exons ATGGAGGACGTGGAGGCGCGCTTCGCCCATCTACTGCAGCCCATCCGCGACCTCACTAAGAACTGGGAGGTGGACGTGGCGGCCCAGCTGGGAGAATATCTAGAGGAG CTGGACCAGATCTGCATTTCTTTTGATGAAGGAAAAACCACCATGAACTTCATTGAGGCAGCGCTGCTGATCCAGGGCTCTGCCTGTGTCTACAGTAAGAAG GTGGAGTACCTGTACTCGCTGGTCTACCAGGCTCTCGATTTCATCTCTGGCAAGAA GCGGGCCAAGCAGCTGTCCTCAGTGCGGGAACAGGGGACGGATGGGGACGCCAGTTCCGAGGCCCCCCAGGAGGCGGACGACCAG TTCCTGTCGCTAGATGACCTCCCTGACTCCCGTGCTAATGTGGATCTGAGGAACGACCTGCCTCCCCGT GAGATCCTCATCGTCCCTCTCCTGCCCATGGCCCTTGTGGCCCCTGATGAGATGGAGAAGAATGTTAGCCCCCTGTACAG CTGTCAGGGGGAGGTCCTGGCCAGCCGGAAGGATTTTAGGATGAACACATGCACCGCCCACCCCAGAGGAGCCTTCATGTTGGAGCCGGTGGGCATATCCCCAACGGAGACGCTGCTGCCAAGGAACCAGAAGG AGGCTGAGGGGGCTGAGGAGCAGCCAATGGAAGTCTGTGTGTGCAGTTCCGTCCCTGCGCTCAGCGCCTCCCAGGAGCCAG GTACCTCTCCGGAAGGCCCGCTGCCTGGAggtggtgatgaggatgatgcaGATGGGGCAGTGGAGCTCCCTGAGCCCATGGCCCCCGACGTCCCTCCCGAgccccaggagcccaggagcccGCAGCAG AGTGCTGCCCAGCCCAGCAGGTGTGTGCTGCGGGAGCGACGGGAGCCTATGTCCCTGCTGAAG GAGACCCCAGACCCCTGGCAGAGCCTGGACCCCTTTGACTCCCTGGACGCCAAGCCCTTCAAGAAAG GTAGGCCCTACTCTGTGCCCCCCTGTGTGGAGGAGGTTCCAGGACAGAAGCGCAAGAGGAAGGGTGTCGCCAAGCTGCAGGACTTCCACCAGTGGTACCTGGCTGCTT ATGCCGAGCACGCTGACAGCAGGAGGCCCCGGCGAAAGGGCCCGTCCTTTGCAG ACATGGAAGTCCTGTACTGGAAGCACGTGAAGGAGCAGCTGGAGACCCTCCGGAAGCTGCAGAGGAGGGAG ATGGCGGAGCGGTGGCTGCCGAGGCCTGAGGAGGGGCTGTGGCCTGTGGAAGAGGACCGCCTGGAGGATTCCCTGGAGGATCTGGGGGCGGCAG ATGACTTTCTAGAGCCTGAGGAGTATGCAGAGCCTCAGGAGGCAAAGCCTGGGGAAGCCGCAGACCTGG CAGAGGCCGTGCCGGCATCCCTGAGCTATGAGGAGCTGGTCCGCAGGAATGTG GAGCTCTTCATCGCCACGTCTCAGAAGTTTGTGCAGGAGACGGAGCTGAGTGAGCGCATCAGGCACTGGGAGGACACCATCCAGCCGCTGCTCCAggagcag GAACAGCACGTGCCCTTTGACATCCACACCTATGGGGACCAGGTGGTCTCAAGGTTCAGCCAGCTCAACCAGTGGTGTCCCTTTGCGGAGCTAGTAGCTGGCCAACCTGCCTTCGAGGTGTGTCGCTCCATGTTGGCCTCCCTGCAGCTG GCCAACGACCACACAGTGGAGATCACCCAGCAGCCGGGGCTGGAGGCAGCTGTGGACACCATGTCCCTGAGACTACTCACCCACCAGCGGGCCCACAAGCGCTTCCAGACTTACGCTGCCCCCTCCATGGCCCAGCCTTGA
- the NCAPH2 gene encoding condensin-2 complex subunit H2 isoform X1, with amino-acid sequence MEDVEARFAHLLQPIRDLTKNWEVDVAAQLGEYLEELDQICISFDEGKTTMNFIEAALLIQGSACVYSKKVEYLYSLVYQALDFISGKKRAKQLSSVREQGTDGDASSEAPQEADDQFLSLDDLPDSRANVDLRNDLPPREILIVPLLPMALVAPDEMEKNVSPLYSCQGEVLASRKDFRMNTCTAHPRGAFMLEPVGISPTETLLPRNQKEAEGAEEQPMEVCVCSSVPALSASQEPGTSPEGPLPGGGDEDDADGAVELPEPMAPDVPPEPQEPRSPQQSAAQPSRCVLRERREPMSLLKETPDPWQSLDPFDSLDAKPFKKGRPYSVPPCVEEVPGQKRKRKGVAKLQDFHQWYLAAYAEHADSRRPRRKGPSFADMEVLYWKHVKEQLETLRKLQRREMAERWLPRPEEGLWPVEEDRLEDSLEDLGAADDFLEPEEYAEPQEAKPGEAADLEAEAVPASLSYEELVRRNVELFIATSQKFVQETELSERIRHWEDTIQPLLQEQEQHVPFDIHTYGDQVVSRFSQLNQWCPFAELVAGQPAFEVCRSMLASLQLANDHTVEITQQPGLEAAVDTMSLRLLTHQRAHKRFQTYAAPSMAQP; translated from the exons ATGGAGGACGTGGAGGCGCGCTTCGCCCATCTACTGCAGCCCATCCGCGACCTCACTAAGAACTGGGAGGTGGACGTGGCGGCCCAGCTGGGAGAATATCTAGAGGAG CTGGACCAGATCTGCATTTCTTTTGATGAAGGAAAAACCACCATGAACTTCATTGAGGCAGCGCTGCTGATCCAGGGCTCTGCCTGTGTCTACAGTAAGAAG GTGGAGTACCTGTACTCGCTGGTCTACCAGGCTCTCGATTTCATCTCTGGCAAGAA GCGGGCCAAGCAGCTGTCCTCAGTGCGGGAACAGGGGACGGATGGGGACGCCAGTTCCGAGGCCCCCCAGGAGGCGGACGACCAG TTCCTGTCGCTAGATGACCTCCCTGACTCCCGTGCTAATGTGGATCTGAGGAACGACCTGCCTCCCCGT GAGATCCTCATCGTCCCTCTCCTGCCCATGGCCCTTGTGGCCCCTGATGAGATGGAGAAGAATGTTAGCCCCCTGTACAG CTGTCAGGGGGAGGTCCTGGCCAGCCGGAAGGATTTTAGGATGAACACATGCACCGCCCACCCCAGAGGAGCCTTCATGTTGGAGCCGGTGGGCATATCCCCAACGGAGACGCTGCTGCCAAGGAACCAGAAGG AGGCTGAGGGGGCTGAGGAGCAGCCAATGGAAGTCTGTGTGTGCAGTTCCGTCCCTGCGCTCAGCGCCTCCCAGGAGCCAG GTACCTCTCCGGAAGGCCCGCTGCCTGGAggtggtgatgaggatgatgcaGATGGGGCAGTGGAGCTCCCTGAGCCCATGGCCCCCGACGTCCCTCCCGAgccccaggagcccaggagcccGCAGCAG AGTGCTGCCCAGCCCAGCAGGTGTGTGCTGCGGGAGCGACGGGAGCCTATGTCCCTGCTGAAG GAGACCCCAGACCCCTGGCAGAGCCTGGACCCCTTTGACTCCCTGGACGCCAAGCCCTTCAAGAAAG GTAGGCCCTACTCTGTGCCCCCCTGTGTGGAGGAGGTTCCAGGACAGAAGCGCAAGAGGAAGGGTGTCGCCAAGCTGCAGGACTTCCACCAGTGGTACCTGGCTGCTT ATGCCGAGCACGCTGACAGCAGGAGGCCCCGGCGAAAGGGCCCGTCCTTTGCAG ACATGGAAGTCCTGTACTGGAAGCACGTGAAGGAGCAGCTGGAGACCCTCCGGAAGCTGCAGAGGAGGGAG ATGGCGGAGCGGTGGCTGCCGAGGCCTGAGGAGGGGCTGTGGCCTGTGGAAGAGGACCGCCTGGAGGATTCCCTGGAGGATCTGGGGGCGGCAG ATGACTTTCTAGAGCCTGAGGAGTATGCAGAGCCTCAGGAGGCAAAGCCTGGGGAAGCCGCAGACCTGG AAGCAGAGGCCGTGCCGGCATCCCTGAGCTATGAGGAGCTGGTCCGCAGGAATGTG GAGCTCTTCATCGCCACGTCTCAGAAGTTTGTGCAGGAGACGGAGCTGAGTGAGCGCATCAGGCACTGGGAGGACACCATCCAGCCGCTGCTCCAggagcag GAACAGCACGTGCCCTTTGACATCCACACCTATGGGGACCAGGTGGTCTCAAGGTTCAGCCAGCTCAACCAGTGGTGTCCCTTTGCGGAGCTAGTAGCTGGCCAACCTGCCTTCGAGGTGTGTCGCTCCATGTTGGCCTCCCTGCAGCTG GCCAACGACCACACAGTGGAGATCACCCAGCAGCCGGGGCTGGAGGCAGCTGTGGACACCATGTCCCTGAGACTACTCACCCACCAGCGGGCCCACAAGCGCTTCCAGACTTACGCTGCCCCCTCCATGGCCCAGCCTTGA
- the LMF2 gene encoding lipase maturation factor 2, whose protein sequence is MAGSRLPRQLFLQGVAAVFMFAFASLYTQIPGLYGAEGILPARKTLRPQGKGRWQQLWETPTLLWEAPQLGLDTTQGLELLSLLGTLLALGALLLRQLRTLLVYLLLWAAYLSAYQVGQVFLYFQWDSLLLETGFLAVLVAPLRPRHHHKQAPQGGLAGALPHEDLPFWLVRWLLFRLMFASGVVKLTSRCPAWWGLTALTYHYETQCLPTPASWFTHHLPVWLHKLCVVATFLIEIAVPPLFFAPVRRLRLAAFYSQVLLQVLIIITGNYNFFNLLTLVLTTALLDDGHLTATPGNSHCKKTASSWPRTLLAVLSLLLEFAVYGLLAYGTVHYFGLEVDWEQHAVHSRTTFTFHQFSQWLKMVTLPTMWLGVASLTWELLTALWRWTQVRGWPRRLCTAVQLLIFGTATVALFVISLVPYSYMEPSTHGRLWTGAHRLFGTVEHLQLANSYGLFRRMTGLGGRPEVVLEGSYDGHRWVEIEFMYKPGNVSRPPPIVAPHQPRLDWQMWFAALGPHSHSPWFTGLVLRLLQGKEPVIRLIQNDVTKYPFHKRPPTYLRAQRYKYWFSPPGEQSQWWRRQWVEEFFPPVSLGDPTLDMLLRQFGLQDKSPPRARSSSNTLAQALRWVRRQLSPLEPSTLLWGLLATVGAIRVVQALHSRPHSPRSSPPGKEEKHRPAPKKDSGAATKRAAPAPNNCTSSSQSPGRKK, encoded by the exons ATGGCGGGCTCCCGGCTCCCGCGACAGCTCTTCCTTCAGGGCGTGGCCGCCGTCTTCATGTTCGCGTTCGCGTCCCTCTACACGCAGATCCCGG GCCTGTATGGTGCCGAGGGCATCCTACCTGCGCGGAAGACGCTGAGGCCACAGGGCAAGGGGCGCTGGCAGCAGCTGTGGGAGACCCCGACCCTGCTGTGGGAGGCTCCGCAGCTCGGGCTAGACACCACGCAGGGCCTGGAGCTGCTGAGCCTGCTGGGCACCCTGCTGGCCCTGGGTGCGCTGCTGCTGCGCCAGCTGCGCACCCTCCTCGTCTACCTGCTGCTCTGGGCTGCCTACCTGTCGGCCTACCAG GTGGGCCAGGTGTTTCTTTATTTCCAGTG GGATTCCCTGCTGCTGGAGACTGGCTTCCTGGCCGTGCTGGTGGCCCCCCTGAGACCGCGCCACCACCATAAGCAGGCCCCCCAGGGCGGGCTGGCAGGGGCCTTGCCCCACGAAGACCTCCCCTTCTGGCTGGTCCGCTGGCTGCTGTTTCGCCTCATGTTTGCCTCGGGTGTGGTCAAGCTGACCAGCCGTTGCCCCGCTTGGTGGGGGCTTACTG CACTCACCTACCACTACGAGACACAGTGCCTGCCCACACCTGCCTCCTGGTTCACCCACCACCTGCCCGTCTGGCTGCACAAACTATGTGTGGTGGCCACCTTCCTCATTGAGATCGCAGTGCCTCCTCTGTTCTTCGCCCCTGTTCGCCGCCTGCGTTTGGCAGCTTTCTACTCCCAG GTTTTGTTGCAAGTCCTCATTATCATCACTGGCAACTATAACTTCTTCAACCTGCTCACGCTGGTGCTCACCACCGCTCTTCTGGATGATGGGCACCTGACTGCTACACCTGGCAACAGCCACTGCAAGAAGACAGCCAGTT CCTGGCCCAGGACGCTGCTGGCTGTGCTGTCTCTGCTCTTGGAATTCGCCGTCTACGGCCTGCTAGCTTATGGTACCGTGCACTACTTCGGCCTGGAAGTTGACTGGGAGCAGCATGCTGTCCACTCCAGAACCA ctTTTACCTTCCACCAGTTTTCCCAGTGGCTGAAAATGGTGACCCTGCCCACCATGTGGCTGGGGGTGGCCTCCCTCACCTGGGAACTGCTGACTGCCCTCTGGAG gtggACCCAGGTGCGAGGGTggccaaggaggctctgcactgcagtCCAGCTGCTCATCTTCGGCACTGCCACGGTGGCCTTGTTTGTGATCAGCCTG GTGCCATACTCCTACATGGAACCCTCAACCCACGGGCGACTCTGGACTGGGGCCCACCGCCTGTTTGGCACCGTAGAACACCTACAGCTGGCTAACTCCTACGGCCTCTTCCGCCGGATGACCGGTCTGGGTGGGCGGCCCGAAGTGGTGCTGGAGGGCAGCTATGACGGGCACCGCTGGGTG GAGATCGAGTTCATGTACAAGCCCGGGAACGTGAGCCGGCCACCCCCCATCGTGGCGCCCCACCAGCCCCGCCTCGACTGGCAGATGTGGTTCGCAGCCTTGGGCCCACACTCTCACAGCCCCTGGTTCACGGGCCTGGTCCTGCGCCTGCTGCAGGGCAAGGAGCCTG TGATACGCCTCATCCAGAACGACGTGACCAAGTACCCCTTCCACAAGCGGCCACCCACCTACTTGCGGGCCCAGCGCTACAAGTACTGGTTCTCACCTCCTGGGGAGCAGAG CCAGTGGTGGCGACGCCAGTGGGTAGAGGAATTCTTCCCACCAGTGTCCTTGGGGGACCCAACGCTGGACATGCTGCTCAGACAGTTTGGCCTTCAG GACAAGAGCCCACCCCGAGCCCGCAGCTCCAGCAACACCCTGGCCCAGGCCCTCCGCTGGGTCCGGAGACAGCTGTCTCCCCTGGAGCCTTCCACCCTGCTCTGGGGGCTCCTCGCCACAGTGGGGGCCATCAGGGTCGTGCAGGCCCTGCATTCAAGGCCTCATTCCCCCCGGTCTTCCCCTCcggggaaggaggagaagcacAGGCCAGCCCCGAAGAAGGACTCTGGAGCTGCCACCAAACGAGCTGCCCCAGCCCCTAACAACTGTACGAGCAGTTCCCAGTctccaggaaggaaaaaatag